A stretch of Bombina bombina isolate aBomBom1 chromosome 2, aBomBom1.pri, whole genome shotgun sequence DNA encodes these proteins:
- the LOC128649790 gene encoding uncharacterized protein LOC128649790 isoform X1: MAPVTAPQPSTPGLAPGRTIPEAHAIPGPMLLPPGPSDLLRQPRGPGPTSGVNAMLVTSPEADIGTSGLADSRAVTRTSAPGATPLAGEHREPSLAVGGLSVGGQRGINSASKLRKRTAHLNVNPQGHQRGRSIIRGSTRQIASDRGRGTRRVNPSRAMRPLQFIQMGDNANAVQQAAPDVIKPHRADSGLVQAAAQPHDIVSNNSLHVNQGNVQSMHVNQNIEHHLPSHHLPSPIGVNAALNGVNVQAAPQGYNTPLVGIHNANGQSLSQLQHPIMLGIQGVQPLDQGIHSPIAATQGAHAHSLNHAQSISQACHNPIVDQQGVNAQTSANGQSVSQGFHTPLHIAHPPLATDNPDTSIGQSARQILSLLQGAIGSQSAAKTRTNTPHSHEWGGCRSSKQHYSRSSSHHFHCTARVFRTRPPKPASRPARFQHGSGTSCH; this comes from the coding sequence ATGGCCCCTGTAACGGCCCCTCAGCCCTCAACACCCGGACTTGCCCCTGGTCGCACCATACCCGAGGCCCATGCCATCCCAGGGCCTATGCTGCTCCCCCCGGGGCCTAGCGATCTCCTTCGCCAGCCGCGTGGTCCGGGTCCGACTTCCGGTGTCAACGCCAtgttagtgacgtcaccggaagcggacatcggcacttccggcttggcagattcccgcgcggtcacaaggacatcggctcccggggcaacgccactcgcaggtgagcaccgagagccgtccttggccgttggcgggttatcagtggggggtcAGAGGGGCATTAACAGCGCAAGCAAACTGCGCAAGCGAACGGCACATTTGAACGTTAATCCTCAGGGGcatcaaaggggtcgctccatcataagaggtagtaccaggcagatagccagtgataggggtagggggacacgcagagttaacccttccagggcaatgaggccattacagtttatacaaatgggagataacgcaaatgccgttcagcaggccgctcccgatGTTATTAAGCCACACAGGgctgatagtggtttagtgcaagcggccgctcagccgcaTGATATTGTGTCTAATAATAGCCTGCATGTGAATCAAGGCAATGTTCAAAGTATGCATGTTAATCAAAACATTGAGCATCATTTACCGTCTCATCATTTACCATCCCCCATTGGTGTGAATGCGGCTTTGAATGGTGTGAACGTACAAGCAGCTCCTCAGGGATATAATACACCCCTGGTTGGCATACATAATGCGAATGGGCAATCTTTAAGCCAGCTACAACATCCCATTATGTTAGGCATACAAGGAGTACAACCCCTTGATCAGGGTATCCACTCCCCCATTGCAGCCACGCAgggcgctcatgcacactcattaaaccatgcacaatcaataagccaggcatgccataaccctattgtagaccagcagggtgtgaatgctcagacatctgcgaatggacagtcagtgagtcagggatttcatacaccacttcatatagctcatccaccccttgctactgataatccagacacatccattgggcaaagtgctcgccaaaTTCTTTCTCTTTTGCAGGGGGCAATTGGATCACAAAGTGCAGCAAAAACACGGACCAACACTCCCCACAGTCATGAGTGGGGCGGATGCAGAAGTTCCAAgcagcattacagcaggagcagcagccaccacttccactgcacagcaagggtcttcaggactcgccctccaaaaccagccagcaggccagcccgtttccagcatgggtcagggacctcctgccattag